From a region of the Tursiops truncatus isolate mTurTru1 chromosome 2, mTurTru1.mat.Y, whole genome shotgun sequence genome:
- the LOXL1 gene encoding lysyl oxidase homolog 1 isoform X2 produces the protein MPPEAYSPPRAVEPQPPFRVVEPPYLPVRSSDAPPPGSERNGAQQGRLSVGSVYRPSQNGRGLPDLVPDPNYVQASTYVQRAHLYSLRCAAEEKCLASTAYAPEATDYDVRVLLRFPQRVKNQGTADFLPNRPRHTWEWHSCHQHYHSMDEFSHYDLLDAVTGKKVAEGHKASFCLEDSTCDFGNLKRYACTSHTQGLSPGCYDTYNADIDCQWIDITDVQPGNYILKVHVNPKYIVLESDFTNNVVRCNIHYTGRYVSTTNCKIVQS, from the exons ATGCCACCCGAGGCCTATAGCCCGCCGCGGGCCGTGGAGCCGCAGCCCCCCTTCCGCGTGGTGGAGCCTCCCTACCTGCCGGTGCGCAGCTCCGACGCGCCCCCGCCGGGTTCGGAGCGCAATGGTGCGCAGCAGGGCCGCCTGAGTGTGGGCAGCGTGTACCGGCCCAGCCAAAACGGTAGAG gTCTCCCTGACTTGGTCCCGGACCCCAACTACGTGCAAGCGTCCACTTATGTCCAGAGAGCCCATCTGTACTCCCTGCGCTGTGCTGCAGAGGAGAAGTGTCTGGCCAG CACAGCCTACGCCCCTGAGGCCACCGACTATGACGTGCGGGTGCTGCTGCGTTTCCCCCAGCGCGTGAAGAACCAGGGCACCGCAGACTTCCTTCCGAACCGGCCACGGCACACCTGGGAGTGGCACAGCTGCCACCA GCACTACCACAGCATGGACGAGTTCAGCCACTACGACCTGCTGGACGCAGTCACGGGCAAGAAGGTAGCCGAGGGCCACAAGGCCAGCTTCTGCCTGGAGGACAGCACCTGCGACTTCGGCAACCTCAAGCGCTACGCGTGCACCTCTCACACACAG GGCCTGAGCCCAGGCTGCTATGACACGTACAATGCGGACATTGACTGCCAGTGGATTGACATAACCGATGTGCAGCCCGGGAACTACATCCTCAAG gtGCACGTGAACCCAAAGTACATTGTTTTGGAGTCTGACTTCACCAACAATGTGGTGAGATGCAACATCCACTATACAGGTCGCTATGTTTCTACAACAAACTGCAAAATTGTCCA aTCCTGA
- the LOXL1 gene encoding lysyl oxidase homolog 1 isoform X1, with protein MALAPAGWQLGALVWGACVCVLVHGQQAQPGQGSDQGRWRQLIQWENNGQVYSLLNSGSEYLPAGTQRSESNSRVLLAGAPQAPHRRSHGGLRRRQAPSLPLPGRIGSDTVRGQARHPFGFGQVPDNWREVAVGDSTAMARARTSVSQQRHGGSASSASASASASAFATTYRQPSSFPQQFPYPQAPFVSQYETYDPASRTYDQGYVYYRGVGGGLGAGTAAVAAAGVIYPFQPRARYEEYGGGEEQPEYPPQGFYPAPERPYAPQPPQPQPADGLDRRYSHSLYNEGTAGLEQAYPDPAPDAAQSNGGAYGGDPRLGWYPPYGNMPPEAYSPPRAVEPQPPFRVVEPPYLPVRSSDAPPPGSERNGAQQGRLSVGSVYRPSQNGRGLPDLVPDPNYVQASTYVQRAHLYSLRCAAEEKCLASTAYAPEATDYDVRVLLRFPQRVKNQGTADFLPNRPRHTWEWHSCHQHYHSMDEFSHYDLLDAVTGKKVAEGHKASFCLEDSTCDFGNLKRYACTSHTQGLSPGCYDTYNADIDCQWIDITDVQPGNYILKVHVNPKYIVLESDFTNNVVRCNIHYTGRYVSTTNCKIVQS; from the exons ATGGCTCTGGCCCCAGCCGGTTGGCAGCTGGGGGCCCTGGTGTGGGGCGCCTGCGTCTGCGTCCTGGTGCACGGGCAGCAGGCGCAGCCAGGGCAGGGCTCGGACCAGGGACGCTGGCGGCAGCTGATCCAGTGGGAGAACAACGGGCAGGTGTACAGCCTGCTCAACTCGGGCTCAGAGTACTTGCCTGCGGGGACTCAGCGCTCCGAGAGTAACTCCCGGGTGCTGCTGGCGGGCGCCCCCCAGGCCCCGCATCGGCGCAGCCACGGGGGCCTCCGGCGTCGGCAAGCCCCGTCGCTGCCCCTGCCCGGGCGCATCGGCTCGGACACCGTGCGCGGCCAAGCGCGGCACCCATTCGGCTTCGGCCAGGTGCCCGACAACTGGCGCGAGGTGGCCGTCGGGGACAGCACGGCCATGGCCCGGGCCCGCACCTCCGTCTCCCAGCAACGGCACGGGGGCTCCGCCTCCTCGGCCTCGGCCTCGGCCTCGGCCTCGGCCTTCGCCACCACCTACCGCCAGCCGTCCTCCTTTCCGCAGCAGTTCCCCTATCCGCAGGCGCCCTTCGTCAGCCAGTACGAGACATACGACCCCGCGTCGCGGACCTACGACCAGGGCTACGTGTACTACCGCGGCGTGGGCGGCGGTCTGGGCGCAGGGACGGCGGCCGTGGCCGCGGCGGGGGTCATCTACCCCTTCCAGCCCCGGGCGCGCTACGAGGAGTACGGCGGCGGCGAGGAGCAGCCCGAGTACCCGCCGCAGGGCTTCTATCCGGCCCCGGAGAGGCCGTACGCGCCGCAGCCGCCGCAGCCGCAGCCAGCCGACGGCCTGGACCGCCGCTACTCGCACAGCCTGTACAACGAGGGCACCGCGGGCCTCGAGCAGGCCTACCCCGACCCGGCCCCCGACGCTGCGCAGTCCAACGGTGGCGCCTACGGCGGCGACCCCCGCCTCGGCTGGTACCCGCCCTACGGCAACATGCCACCCGAGGCCTATAGCCCGCCGCGGGCCGTGGAGCCGCAGCCCCCCTTCCGCGTGGTGGAGCCTCCCTACCTGCCGGTGCGCAGCTCCGACGCGCCCCCGCCGGGTTCGGAGCGCAATGGTGCGCAGCAGGGCCGCCTGAGTGTGGGCAGCGTGTACCGGCCCAGCCAAAACGGTAGAG gTCTCCCTGACTTGGTCCCGGACCCCAACTACGTGCAAGCGTCCACTTATGTCCAGAGAGCCCATCTGTACTCCCTGCGCTGTGCTGCAGAGGAGAAGTGTCTGGCCAG CACAGCCTACGCCCCTGAGGCCACCGACTATGACGTGCGGGTGCTGCTGCGTTTCCCCCAGCGCGTGAAGAACCAGGGCACCGCAGACTTCCTTCCGAACCGGCCACGGCACACCTGGGAGTGGCACAGCTGCCACCA GCACTACCACAGCATGGACGAGTTCAGCCACTACGACCTGCTGGACGCAGTCACGGGCAAGAAGGTAGCCGAGGGCCACAAGGCCAGCTTCTGCCTGGAGGACAGCACCTGCGACTTCGGCAACCTCAAGCGCTACGCGTGCACCTCTCACACACAG GGCCTGAGCCCAGGCTGCTATGACACGTACAATGCGGACATTGACTGCCAGTGGATTGACATAACCGATGTGCAGCCCGGGAACTACATCCTCAAG gtGCACGTGAACCCAAAGTACATTGTTTTGGAGTCTGACTTCACCAACAATGTGGTGAGATGCAACATCCACTATACAGGTCGCTATGTTTCTACAACAAACTGCAAAATTGTCCA aTCCTGA